One genomic window of Leptospira paudalimensis includes the following:
- the ispF gene encoding 2-C-methyl-D-erythritol 2,4-cyclodiphosphate synthase — protein sequence MFRVGNGIDFHKLIHEPFRPLVLAGVEVKSEFAFLGHSDADVILHAVADAILGALALGDIGVHFPDTDPQYKNMKSSVIIDKCLELLEEKKFKLINVDCTYVGDHPKINPIRAELNASLAQITKLPLDCVSIKATTSEGMGALGRSEGVMVMATVLVESTKKHH from the coding sequence ATGTTTAGAGTTGGAAACGGAATCGATTTTCATAAATTAATCCATGAACCATTTCGCCCCCTTGTCCTTGCGGGTGTGGAAGTGAAATCGGAATTTGCTTTTTTGGGTCATAGTGATGCGGATGTAATTTTACATGCAGTGGCAGATGCTATTTTAGGTGCATTGGCCCTTGGTGATATTGGGGTTCATTTCCCTGACACCGACCCACAGTATAAAAATATGAAATCCTCTGTGATCATTGATAAATGTTTAGAACTCCTAGAGGAAAAAAAATTCAAACTCATCAATGTAGATTGTACATATGTTGGTGATCATCCTAAAATAAATCCCATCCGTGCCGAACTGAATGCATCTTTGGCACAAATCACAAAACTTCCGTTAGACTGTGTTTCCATCAAGGCAACTACTTCGGAAGGGATGGGAGCTTTAGGTAGAAGTGAAGGTGTGATGGTGATGGCAACTGTGCTCGTTGAGAGCACAAAAAAACACCATTAA
- a CDS encoding penicillin-binding protein activator LpoB, which yields MKQILFSFLLVGFLFQCSSSPKRLDNADDYISDSGGLTSQELVKAAEKLAGQIGEYFKENPHEEGVFVAHFPTRNDTSEQIQTELFDNAFVSKLIKNKIYTVRTKNREQSLNEIQFSLSGLTSNRLSIGKLKSPNFFVRCDINENMFTSNGEKIVEQSINIELVEVETTIAVWSEKVSYRKLAVRGNKGVSW from the coding sequence ATGAAACAAATTCTATTCTCCTTTCTCTTAGTAGGATTCTTATTCCAATGCAGTTCCAGTCCCAAAAGACTCGACAATGCTGATGATTATATCTCCGACTCAGGTGGACTGACTAGCCAAGAATTGGTGAAAGCGGCCGAAAAATTAGCAGGCCAAATTGGGGAGTATTTCAAAGAAAACCCACATGAAGAAGGTGTATTTGTGGCACACTTCCCTACACGTAACGATACATCGGAACAAATCCAAACAGAACTTTTTGACAATGCGTTTGTATCTAAACTCATCAAAAATAAAATATACACAGTACGCACAAAAAATAGAGAACAATCTCTCAATGAAATTCAGTTCAGTTTGTCCGGACTCACTTCCAATCGTTTATCCATTGGAAAACTAAAATCTCCTAACTTTTTTGTTCGTTGTGACATCAATGAAAACATGTTCACTTCGAATGGAGAAAAAATCGTGGAACAATCGATTAACATCGAACTCGTAGAAGTGGAAACCACCATTGCGGTTTGGTCAGAAAAGGTATCGTATAGAAAATTAGCAGTTCGAGGAAACAAAGGGGTTAGTTGGTAA
- the nadA gene encoding quinolinate synthase NadA — MSLVTKDQLVQKLNPIYLPHEIEERILPLAEEINRLKKEKNAVILGHNYMTPDVFWGVSDIIGDSLYLSKMAKETTASMILFNGVHFMAETAKILSPEKKVLIADPKAGCSLAESITREDVKALKAKYPGVPVVTYVNCSAEVKAETDVCCTSANAVQIVNAVEGDTVIFLPDEYLAGNVRNQTTKTIISHPGRCMVHEMYTPEDIRSTKRLFPGGVTVITHPECHEDVVKEADFSGSTSQMVDFIRKSKTDKIMLVTECSMGDNLRAEFPEKEFVSTCQTCPHMKKITLEKVRDALLKEQFEIFLDDEVISLAQKSVNRMLELSYKK; from the coding sequence ATGTCACTAGTCACTAAAGACCAATTGGTTCAAAAATTAAATCCGATTTACCTTCCTCATGAAATAGAAGAACGAATTCTTCCTTTAGCAGAAGAAATCAATCGATTGAAAAAAGAAAAAAATGCAGTGATCCTAGGTCATAATTATATGACACCCGATGTATTTTGGGGAGTGTCCGATATCATTGGTGATTCTTTGTATCTTTCCAAAATGGCGAAAGAAACAACTGCCTCAATGATTTTGTTCAATGGTGTTCATTTTATGGCTGAAACTGCCAAAATTTTATCTCCTGAAAAAAAGGTTCTCATTGCCGATCCCAAAGCAGGTTGTTCTCTTGCTGAATCCATCACACGTGAGGATGTCAAAGCTTTAAAGGCAAAATACCCTGGTGTACCTGTTGTTACGTATGTGAACTGTTCGGCGGAAGTGAAGGCAGAAACAGATGTTTGTTGTACTTCAGCAAATGCCGTACAAATTGTAAATGCTGTGGAAGGGGATACGGTTATCTTTTTACCGGATGAATACTTAGCAGGCAATGTTCGCAACCAAACGACTAAAACGATCATCTCACATCCTGGCAGATGTATGGTTCACGAAATGTACACTCCAGAAGATATTCGCTCCACAAAACGTTTGTTTCCTGGTGGAGTCACTGTCATTACTCACCCTGAGTGCCATGAAGATGTCGTTAAAGAAGCAGATTTTTCTGGTTCGACCTCTCAGATGGTTGATTTCATTCGGAAGAGTAAAACTGATAAAATCATGTTAGTGACAGAATGTTCGATGGGAGATAATTTACGTGCCGAATTCCCTGAAAAAGAATTTGTATCTACATGCCAAACATGCCCTCACATGAAAAAAATTACTTTGGAAAAAGTAAGAGATGCATTATTAAAAGAACAATTTGAAATCTTTTTGGACGATGAGGTGATTTCACTTGCCCAAAAATCTGTAAATCGTATGTTAGAGTTGAGTTATAAAAAATAA